The genome window GCCCAGAGCATCTCAGCATGGAAGCAGCTTCGGCATCAGAAGGACAGGGCAGACAGTGTAacatgcagcagggctggggatgacACCATGCAGCAGCTTCTCAGGGACAGGGAGAAGTACCCTCTGTCTTCAGACTCTCCTCATGCACCACAACACACAGCAGGGAGACCATTCAGACAGTGCTTTGCAGAGGGGACAGGAACTCATctcactgcacagcccagctcacctgtgagagaagagagcagaaaatGTCCATTTTTAACTCCTATAcatgttgtttcattttttttttttgatatcTCCCTGTATCACCTCACCAGGGTTAcctctgctgtccctgctgccacagAAATAGACAGCCACATCCTCAGCTTGAGTCCCCACAATGGCTAATGTGCTCATGAAGCTGCACCAGAACGTGTAGGATTGTGAGAAGCTGCCCCGTGGTGTTGGTGGGTCTGTTGGTGTCAGCATAGATCACAGTGACAGATGCACTGCCAGGCGTCTTCTGCTGGTACCCGCTGTAGTAAAAGATGGTCTGTGGGCTCAGCTGTCTTATCTCATTGCCTAGCAAGGACTCCGTATATCAGGGACTCAATGAACtccattttctcccccctctcctctcccagttCCCTGGTGCAGGCAGCACTGACTCAGGCAGCAGCTATCCCAGCCACCACAGTAATAGACAGCCTCATCCTTGGCTTGGACCCCAGTGATGGTTAATGTGTTTGCAGAGCCGGATGAGGAACAAGAAAGTTATGAAGAGAGACCCGAGGGCCTCTTGGTGTTTTGATAGATCACAGTGACAGGGGCACTGCCAGGAGACTTCTGCTGATACCAGCCATAGTTGTTGCTACCCCCGGAGCAGGTGATCTCGACGGTTCCTCCCAGGTTTGCTGACACCGAGGATGGCTGAGTCAGCGCTGCCTGCACCAGGGAACCTGGAGAGGGACAGGAGACAAAATGGAGCTCAGCCAAATGTCcaacacacacagccctcacctGGCAGCTGTGGGGTGATGAACACCCCTGTTGCAGAAGAGACCTCACCTACATCCATGTCTCTTCAGAAGCAGGAGGACGGGACTGCCAGCAGTAACAtggaggagggctggggatgACACAGTGCTGTGCCTTTGTAGGGACAAGGAGAAGTGGCTTCTGTCCCCACAATCTCCTCCTGCACCACAACGTACAAGAGGAAGGAAGGCCATTCACAAACAGAGCTTTGCAGAGAGGCCAGGAACCTGCctcagctgcacagcccagcttgGCTGTGAGACAGATGGGCAGAAAAACTCCATTTTTACCCCCATATAtgctctttgtttgttttgggtggttttttttaggGGGGGGGCACATCTCCCTGTATCACCAAACCAGGATTACTGCTGCCTTCCCAGGCACCACACTAATAGACAGTCTCACCCTTGGCTTGAACCTCCACAAGAGTTAATTCGTGCATGCAGCAGGATTTGGAACATGGAAAGTAGGAAGCAACGTCTGAGGGTCTCCTGCTGGCCCCCTATATCATAGCAACAAGGGCACTGCCAGGAGtcctctgctgggagcagccataGACATTGTTCATCCTGGAGCAGATGAGAGAGTCCTGAGGTTCCATTTGGGACTGTGTGCTCAGAAGTATTATCCCACCGCAGTACgctgagggctgtgtgtgtcGCACACTCACTGAGCTccattttctcccctctctcctctgaCTCAGCCGGCCTCGGTGTCAGCGAACCCGGGAGAAACCGTTGAGATCACCTGCTCCGGGGATAGCAGCTACTATGGCTGGTACCAGCAGAAGGCACCTGGCAGTGCCCCTGTCACTCTGATCTATGACAACACCAACAGACCCTCGAACATCCCTTCACGATTCTCCGGCTCCCCAGGCAGAACCACAAGCACATTAACCATCACTGGGGTCCAAGTCGAGGACGAGGCTGTCTATTACTGGGGGAACTGGGATGACAGCACTGATGCTGTATGGTGACGATGATTAATTGGAGGAGAGAGATAGAACTTAGAACTGTAGGAAGTTTAAGAGGGGGTTTAAGAGGGAGTGATGGGCTGCAGCATAGCCCTATTAgcatggggacacagagccattGGTATTGGATCATGGCCTGAGCCCCTCTCCTGGCAGTACCTGCCCACAGCTCAGGTGCCCCAGGCGGACTTACTGTACACAGCCAGGGGCTTTGGGCCTTTATAGGGACAGACAAATGCCCTCTGTCCCCAGAATCCCTCATGCACCACAACACACAATAGGGAGACCATTCAGACAGTGCTTTGCAGACGAGACAGGAACTTACctcactgcacagcccagctcagccATGAGAGAAAAGGGCAGAGAGCCTCCATTTTTAACCCCATAcatgttggggtttttttttttttttgacatctcCCTGTATCACCTCACCAGGCTTACCACTGCTGTCCCTGTTGCCACAGGGATAGACAGCCACATCCTCAGCTTGAATCCCCACGATGGTTAACGTGCTCATGAAGCTGCACCAGGAGATGGAGAACTGCAAGAAGCTGTCCTGTGGTGTTGGTGTGTCTGTTGGTGTCAGCACAGCGACAGATGCACTGCCAGAGGTCTTCTGCTGGTACCAGCTGAAGTATAAAGATATACCTGAAGGTCTCTTTGTGTTTTGATAGATCACAGTGAGAGGggcactgccaggtgtcttctgctgGTACCAGCCatagttgttgttgttactcCCAGAGCAGCTGTACACATCTATTTGTCTGCACTCTGGCACCGTTAAGCACCATCACAGCCATGAGCGAGGGCCTAGAGCTAGCAGAAGCACTTTGTCATCCTGCATTGCAAAGCATTTGCAGAAGCTGCCTCCTTCCTCAGAATAGCAGTGGCACCACCTGCTGTTCACAAcattccccagccctgctcctctcACTAAGCCCCCTGACCAGCCCCCAGGCTATTCAGCTGGCCTTACCTCATCCCACAGAACTGCACCAGCCTCCCACAGCTCCTCAACACAAGCACACCAGCCAGGAAGggaggctgaaggcagcaggaggTCAGGTGCCACAGTGCTGTTAAGAGTCCATTGAGTATCTCTGATAAATCTAGAGAGGCTTCAGTGGTACACATTGGGAAGCAAAGAGCAGCCCCCTGACACTGAATTCCTGTCCTCTTAATTAACAAACAATTAACAGGATccagaaatgtgaaaatactgttttattctATGCTCATTTTACAGGAGAGGTTAAATTCCAAGCTACCACTAGCTGCAGCTCCGCAAGTCAGGAACAACAGCACCTCGTTCTTAGACacaggaaatatatatatttaataaggCAATTTCTGTTAATCAGTTTCTCCTGCTCTAAGCCCTAGTTGAGAACTTCCCAAGCTCACAGTTACACACCgctgcagcagcacccccaCGTGGCCGGATTCAGCTTTAACTAGGAGAGAAAGAATGAGAGGCAGTGAGAAGTCAGCAGGCAGATTCAAACACGTGTCAGTATTTCTTGAACTCAATTCTTTCTACTTTCACATCGTCCTCAATTAGCTGGTATACATAAGTCACAACTGTGGAAGCCTGGATATCCATCAGTACAAATGAAGGAATGACGttcctggaaagaaaatatacttTGTCAATCATCCTGATTAGCTTACACCTCTTACCAAGATGTCCTATGGAAATATATTATAAAACATTACATTGCAAAGGGCTGCAGTTATCTGAGAAGCATCACAGCTCAGAGGCACTGACTGCAGACTCAGAGCTGCAGTTGGCcagagcagccctcagggctgaATGTTCCAGCTCCTGCAAGCCTCAGATGTTGGCAGTGCCCTGAGGGCCTCTTTCCCAACAAGAGCTCTGCACACAGCTTCTGGAATACACCTCAAGGCAATGCAACTCTAAGAAGCAACAGCATAGCAGAGCGTGGGCTCAGGGTTATGATCATGACACATCAGTGCCAGACTGTGCTGGCCAACTCATAAGTTAACCAAGACCTTATGAACAGAGAGAGGTAGGCCGTGTTCTCTGGGAAAGGGAGAGATGgcctgcatggcactgcatctcaccagtgctcttcaacacaTGGGCTGCACTCTTAAGGACAGACATCTGTCTTAAAGACAAACACAAGGCTCATTGTACTCACGTTTGTAAACCAGTGTAGGCTCCCGTAGCTGATCCTGGGTTGATGTAGAACTTATTTTCATGCTCAAATGCTTCAAATCTGTGTGTATGTCCTGAGATAAGAATGTCTACATCCAGCTGCCTCTGTAGCAATGCCAAGCTTGCCACATCGCCCCAGGGAATGACTTGATGGCCATGAATCAACCCAATTCTGAACTGCCCAACAGTTACAACCTTCTGTTCAGGATAATTCAGACTCTGAGAAAGAGAGATACACAAGGTAGAAATCAAAGAACCTCACCAACACAATGAAGGTTTCACAGCGTAAGTCTGCCTTTTGCTACCCAAGCACAGTCTCTGTCCATCTGCAGTGACCCAGATGCTAGTACTATACCCCCAGAAGAGCAACTGAAGAGCAAAGAACTGGGATCTTGAGCCTGACCGGAACCACATGCAGAGCAGGAGCTTCAAGGCTATTCAACAGTAAGTCAGTCCCCTCTTCCTGCAGGGATCTGAGGGACTGCAGCAGCTTCACAGCAGCTATGAGAACTTAATAAGTTGAGTGCATGTATTACCACTACACACCAAGTCCTCCCTTACCACAAGGGCAATAAGAGGAGCCTAGGAAGTGGTTGTCTCTTGAGCCTTATTTGTTCCTACATCCTTCCCCCACACATTAGCGCTCAGGAATTGCAAACACCGAAGGGTTTCCCAGCTTTCAGTGGGACAACTACAGCTTGTAAGATGGAGGACTGAGGAATTCACAGCAGCCAAGAACATTACCTCAGAG of Gallus gallus isolate bGalGal1 chromosome 15, bGalGal1.mat.broiler.GRCg7b, whole genome shotgun sequence contains these proteins:
- the VPS29L gene encoding vacuolar protein sorting 29 homolog isoform X2, which encodes MQFKPLSFLLLCVKLVLVLGDLHIPHRCSGLPAKFKSLLVPGKIQHILCTGNLCTKESYDYLRTLAGDVHVVKGDSESLNYPEQKVVTVGQFRIGLIHGHQVIPWGDVASLALLQRQLDVDILISGHTHRFEAFEHENKFYINPGSATGAYTGLQT
- the VPS29L gene encoding vacuolar protein sorting 29 homolog, with the translated sequence MLVLVLGDLHIPHRCSGLPAKFKSLLVPGKIQHILCTGNLCTKESYDYLRTLAGDVHVVKGDSESLNYPEQKVVTVGQFRIGLIHGHQVIPWGDVASLALLQRQLDVDILISGHTHRFEAFEHENKFYINPGSATGAYTGLQTNVIPSFVLMDIQASTVVTYVYQLIEDDVKVERIEFKKY
- the VPS29L gene encoding vacuolar protein sorting 29 homolog isoform X1 yields the protein MQFKPLSFLLLCVKLVLVLGDLHIPHRCSGLPAKFKSLLVPGKIQHILCTGNLCTKESYDYLRTLAGDVHVVKGDSESLNYPEQKVVTVGQFRIGLIHGHQVIPWGDVASLALLQRQLDVDILISGHTHRFEAFEHENKFYINPGSATGAYTGLQTNVIPSFVLMDIQASTVVTYVYQLIEDDVKVERIEFKKY